One Streptomyces taklimakanensis DNA window includes the following coding sequences:
- a CDS encoding serine hydrolase domain-containing protein, with protein MSDIQKLVQEALDGLVESGAELGLQAAVYVDGEPVVDAVAGVADPEDGRRVESGTPFYSASTAKGVAATVVHVLVERGLFGYDTPIADLWPEFAAHGKTAVTVRHALTHTAGVPGMPADVTPESLTDWDAMCAAVADAEPWWEPGTRTGYHAFTYGWLLGEVVRRATGKPISQVLREEVAGPLGVADELYFGVPEAELGRLARLEDAPADPNAFGSLPEDFPLFKASPPQVTPNAAYGNRADVLTSDIPAGGTMTARAVARMYAALLGEVDGVRLVSEERLREISSVAFEGVDQVFGMPTAWGLGYSIGRPGADPRQTRHVFGSVGMGGSAGYADTSTKVAFALTKNRFDPMAAGAVERVGAIVAEAVARA; from the coding sequence ATGAGCGACATTCAGAAGCTGGTGCAGGAAGCCCTCGACGGCCTGGTGGAGTCCGGCGCGGAACTCGGCCTGCAGGCGGCCGTCTACGTCGACGGCGAACCGGTCGTCGACGCGGTGGCGGGCGTGGCGGACCCCGAGGACGGTCGCCGGGTCGAGTCCGGAACGCCGTTCTACAGCGCCTCCACCGCCAAGGGGGTGGCCGCGACCGTGGTGCACGTTCTCGTCGAGCGCGGCCTGTTCGGGTACGACACGCCGATCGCCGACCTGTGGCCGGAGTTCGCCGCCCACGGCAAGACGGCGGTGACCGTCCGACACGCCCTGACCCACACCGCCGGCGTCCCGGGCATGCCCGCCGACGTCACCCCCGAGAGCCTGACCGACTGGGACGCCATGTGCGCCGCGGTCGCCGACGCCGAGCCGTGGTGGGAGCCGGGCACCCGGACGGGCTACCACGCCTTCACCTACGGCTGGCTGCTGGGCGAGGTGGTGCGCCGGGCCACCGGCAAGCCGATCTCGCAGGTGCTGCGCGAGGAGGTCGCGGGTCCGCTGGGGGTGGCCGACGAGCTGTACTTCGGCGTCCCCGAGGCCGAGCTCGGCCGCCTGGCCCGCCTGGAGGACGCCCCGGCCGACCCGAACGCCTTCGGCTCCCTGCCCGAGGACTTCCCCCTGTTCAAGGCGTCTCCCCCGCAGGTCACGCCGAACGCCGCCTACGGCAACCGGGCGGACGTCCTCACCTCCGACATTCCGGCGGGCGGCACCATGACGGCCCGCGCCGTGGCACGTATGTACGCGGCGCTGCTGGGCGAGGTCGACGGCGTCCGGCTGGTCTCCGAGGAGCGCCTGCGCGAGATCTCCTCGGTGGCGTTCGAAGGGGTGGACCAGGTGTTCGGCATGCCCACGGCGTGGGGGCTGGGCTACTCCATCGGACGTCCGGGCGCCGACCCGCGGCAGACCCGTCACGTCTTCGGCTCGGTGGGCATGGGCGGCAGCGCGGGATACGCCGACACGTCGACGAAGGTCGCCTTCGCGCTGACCAAGAACCGCTTCGACCCGATGGCGGCCGGCGCCGTCGAGCGGGTCGGCGCGATCGTCGCCGAGGCCGTCGCCAGGGCCTGA
- a CDS encoding DUF6052 family protein produces MNGQAELTARQEQQLRDCYAQLARIAGTVEVPGVLAAARAALAELHAALEGQALEFEFHSDRFS; encoded by the coding sequence ATGAACGGGCAGGCTGAACTCACCGCGCGGCAGGAGCAGCAGCTCAGGGACTGCTACGCGCAACTGGCGCGGATCGCCGGGACCGTCGAGGTGCCCGGCGTGCTCGCCGCCGCCAGGGCGGCGCTGGCCGAACTCCACGCGGCGCTGGAGGGCCAGGCGTTGGAGTTCGAGTTCCACTCCGACCGCTTCTCCTGA
- a CDS encoding MFS transporter gives MTNGTAPAPAAAERAGRKEWIGLAVLMLPTLLIALDIGVLFLALPHLSEDLGTSATEQLWITDIYGFMLAGFLITMGNLGDRIGRRRLLMIGGAAFGVASVVAAYADTPWTLIAARALLGIAGATLNPSTLALISNMFRDDRQRGLAISLWATCQFGGAAVGPAIGGLMLKHFWWGSVFLLGVPVMAILLLAGPRFLPEFRNERAGRLDVVSVALSLVAVLPIIHGVKELAAGNAESPAAAFAALAVGAGGALAFVRRQRRLEDPLVDLRLFSRPSFSIALAAMALASGAFAGTSLLTSQYIQSVAGLTPGEAGLWQAPTGGGIAAGVLMAPLFVRWVKPLTAMVTGLAVSASGLLLLAVAGSGSGAPVVALGIAVVAFGVGPLFALGTGLIVGSAPVEKAGSAASLSESSNVLGSTLGLALLGTLGTAVYRGLVADDLPAALGGAEAAAARETLAGAAATAESLPAPVGGALLDAARDAFTTGLNTVAGVSGCVVAVLAVVLGTALRERRGAAPGAGGAGEQAPERAGDARHVPA, from the coding sequence ATGACGAACGGAACGGCGCCGGCGCCGGCGGCCGCGGAGCGGGCCGGCCGCAAGGAGTGGATCGGCCTCGCGGTCCTGATGCTGCCGACCCTGCTCATCGCGCTCGACATCGGCGTGCTCTTCCTGGCGTTGCCTCACCTCAGCGAGGATTTGGGCACCAGCGCGACCGAACAGCTGTGGATCACGGACATCTACGGCTTCATGCTCGCCGGGTTCCTCATCACCATGGGGAACCTGGGCGACCGCATCGGGCGGCGCAGACTGCTGATGATCGGCGGGGCGGCGTTCGGCGTCGCCTCGGTGGTGGCCGCCTACGCCGACACCCCCTGGACGCTGATCGCGGCCCGCGCGCTGCTGGGCATCGCGGGCGCGACGCTCAACCCGTCGACGCTCGCGCTGATCAGCAACATGTTCCGCGACGACCGGCAGCGGGGTCTGGCCATCTCCCTGTGGGCCACCTGCCAGTTCGGCGGCGCGGCGGTCGGGCCCGCCATCGGCGGGCTGATGCTCAAGCACTTCTGGTGGGGGTCGGTCTTCCTGCTCGGGGTGCCCGTGATGGCGATCCTCCTGCTGGCGGGGCCGCGTTTCCTGCCGGAGTTCCGCAACGAGCGGGCGGGACGGCTGGACGTGGTCAGCGTCGCGCTCTCCCTGGTGGCGGTCCTGCCGATCATCCACGGCGTCAAGGAGCTGGCCGCCGGCAACGCCGAGAGCCCGGCGGCGGCTTTCGCCGCGCTGGCGGTGGGAGCGGGCGGCGCGCTGGCCTTCGTGCGCCGCCAACGGCGCCTGGAGGACCCCCTGGTCGACCTGCGCCTGTTCTCCAGGCCGTCGTTCAGCATCGCCCTGGCGGCCATGGCCCTGGCCTCCGGGGCGTTCGCCGGCACCTCGCTGCTGACGAGCCAGTACATCCAGAGCGTCGCGGGGCTGACGCCCGGCGAGGCCGGGCTGTGGCAGGCGCCGACCGGCGGCGGCATCGCCGCGGGCGTGCTCATGGCCCCGCTGTTCGTGCGGTGGGTCAAACCCCTGACCGCGATGGTCACGGGCCTGGCGGTGTCCGCGTCCGGCCTGCTGCTGCTGGCCGTGGCCGGCAGCGGATCGGGGGCGCCCGTCGTCGCCCTGGGCATCGCCGTCGTCGCCTTCGGCGTCGGTCCGCTGTTCGCCCTGGGCACCGGTCTGATCGTGGGGTCGGCCCCCGTCGAGAAGGCCGGTTCGGCGGCTTCGCTCTCCGAGAGCAGCAACGTCCTGGGCTCGACCCTGGGCCTGGCGCTCCTGGGCACGCTCGGCACCGCGGTCTACCGCGGTCTCGTCGCCGACGATCTCCCGGCGGCCCTGGGCGGCGCCGAGGCCGCCGCGGCCCGGGAGACGCTGGCCGGGGCCGCGGCGACGGCCGAGTCCCTGCCCGCACCCGTCGGCGGAGCGCTGCTGGACGCGGCGCGCGACGCGTTCACCACCGGTCTCAACACGGTCGCCGGCGTGTCCGGGTGCGTCGTGGCCGTCCTGGCGGTCGTCCTGGGCACCGCCCTGCGGGAGCGGCGCGGCGCCGCCCCCGGGGCCGGCGGGGCGGGGGAGCAGGCCCCGGAGCGGGCCGGGGACGCGCGGCACGTCCCGGCCTGA
- a CDS encoding acyltransferase family protein — protein MATPTTHRSGGGPVERARVPALDGLRGLCALAVLVFHVSYSSGVMHHYSDPREDVWGYLTAGMGVFLPPFFVLSGLMLYLPFARRTLIDSAPKPPLLPFLWRRVLRIVPAFWLVTVVVIVALNYDKIDGPWYVLRPLLMIHFFVRTEWIIGLDPTWTVPAEMVFYLSLPAVAWIAHRLARRVEDPARRMRRMFWPIAVLVLVGAGWTAYCFLPAMAADVWYLNFFPFGYVGFFAGGMALAVLTAYGEATGRTPALYRAAARRPLAFWAAAAVAYALNVPQPFGRPGTGDWGALAQQMVLHVLFFVFAVLLVIPVVAPGARSRTVDAVLTNRPMVFLGRISYGIYLWHVFFIHVVLQNGWIFGTTAVPDAVLRGQVGFWPMVVVSLAGSVVAASISFYALEQPISRRLRTLFDRPAPPADVPPRSEPGAAEPRVLTKA, from the coding sequence GTGGCAACACCTACCACGCACAGATCGGGCGGGGGGCCCGTCGAGAGGGCGAGGGTTCCCGCCCTCGACGGACTGCGGGGGCTGTGCGCCCTGGCCGTCCTCGTCTTCCACGTGTCCTACAGCTCGGGGGTGATGCACCACTACTCCGACCCGCGTGAGGACGTCTGGGGCTACCTCACCGCCGGAATGGGCGTCTTCCTGCCGCCGTTCTTCGTGCTGTCGGGCCTCATGCTGTACCTGCCGTTCGCCCGGCGGACGCTGATCGACTCCGCCCCCAAGCCCCCGCTGCTGCCCTTCCTGTGGCGGCGCGTCCTGCGTATCGTCCCGGCCTTCTGGCTGGTCACCGTCGTGGTGATCGTGGCGCTCAACTACGACAAGATCGACGGCCCCTGGTACGTCCTGCGGCCACTGCTGATGATCCACTTCTTCGTGCGCACCGAGTGGATCATCGGCCTCGACCCCACCTGGACCGTGCCCGCGGAGATGGTGTTCTACCTGTCGCTGCCGGCCGTCGCCTGGATCGCCCACCGGCTCGCGCGCCGCGTCGAGGACCCGGCACGGCGGATGCGTCGCATGTTCTGGCCCATAGCCGTGCTCGTCCTGGTCGGCGCCGGCTGGACCGCGTACTGCTTCCTGCCGGCCATGGCCGCCGACGTGTGGTACCTGAACTTCTTCCCGTTCGGCTACGTGGGCTTCTTCGCGGGCGGCATGGCGCTGGCGGTGCTCACCGCGTACGGCGAGGCCACCGGCCGCACCCCCGCCCTCTACCGCGCCGCGGCCCGGCGTCCCCTGGCGTTCTGGGCCGCGGCCGCGGTCGCCTACGCGCTCAACGTCCCGCAGCCGTTCGGCCGTCCGGGCACGGGCGACTGGGGCGCGCTGGCCCAGCAGATGGTCCTGCACGTGCTGTTCTTCGTCTTCGCCGTGTTGCTGGTCATCCCGGTCGTTGCCCCGGGGGCGCGCTCCCGGACGGTGGACGCGGTGCTCACCAACCGCCCGATGGTCTTCCTCGGCCGTATCTCGTACGGCATCTACCTGTGGCACGTCTTCTTCATCCACGTGGTCCTGCAGAACGGCTGGATCTTCGGCACGACGGCCGTGCCGGACGCCGTGCTCCGCGGCCAGGTCGGCTTCTGGCCCATGGTCGTCGTCTCGCTGGCCGGCTCCGTCGTCGCCGCCTCGATCAGCTTCTACGCCCTGGAGCAGCCGATCAGCAGGAGGCTGCGCACGCTCTTCGACCGGCCGGCGCCGCCCGCGGACGTCCCGCCTCGGTCCGAGCCCGGCGCGGCCGAGCCCAGGGTGCTGACGAAGGCCTGA
- a CDS encoding tryptophan synthase subunit alpha: MAPVDRLGRALRTAREEHRALLVVYLTHAPASCSPVDLARAAVEAGADVLELGIPTPSTRPRGEEVGASFRRAAGTAPERSWETLRRLREALPHTPLLPLVYPETSGDLGWDALLGEATAAGADGLVLTRPWHDDGLERVAAAGVSAVPVLPATADPDEVARAEEAAAHLTYRALSDRTGGRLDPRAARRRARELARGASAPFLVGFGVSTPRDVAALAPHAAGVVVGSEAIRVLRTASPRTREQELRAAVRAWREATHRPPADPPVKER, encoded by the coding sequence ATGGCGCCGGTAGACCGGCTGGGCCGCGCGCTGCGCACGGCGCGGGAGGAGCACCGCGCCCTGCTCGTCGTCTACCTGACGCACGCGCCCGCGAGCTGCTCCCCCGTCGACCTGGCCCGGGCCGCCGTCGAGGCCGGCGCGGACGTCCTCGAACTGGGCATCCCCACGCCGTCCACGAGGCCGCGCGGCGAGGAGGTGGGCGCCTCCTTCCGGCGTGCCGCCGGCACGGCCCCCGAACGCTCCTGGGAGACGCTGCGCCGGCTGCGTGAGGCGCTTCCCCACACCCCGCTGCTGCCCCTGGTCTACCCGGAGACCTCCGGCGACCTCGGCTGGGACGCGCTGCTGGGCGAGGCCACCGCGGCCGGGGCGGACGGCCTGGTGCTGACCCGGCCCTGGCACGACGACGGACTGGAGAGGGTCGCCGCGGCCGGCGTGAGCGCGGTGCCGGTGCTGCCGGCGACCGCGGACCCGGACGAGGTGGCACGGGCCGAGGAAGCGGCCGCCCACCTCACCTACCGCGCCCTGTCCGACCGCACCGGTGGACGGCTGGACCCGCGGGCGGCGCGGCGGCGTGCGCGGGAACTCGCGCGGGGGGCGTCCGCACCGTTCCTCGTGGGCTTCGGCGTCAGCACCCCGCGGGACGTCGCCGCCCTGGCCCCGCACGCCGCCGGGGTGGTCGTCGGCAGCGAGGCGATCCGCGTGCTGCGGACCGCCTCCCCCCGCACCCGGGAACAGGAACTGCGCGCGGCGGTGCGCGCCTGGCGGGAGGCGACCCACCGCCCGCCGGCGGACCCGCCGGTGAAGGAGCGATGA
- a CDS encoding indole-3-glycerol-phosphate synthase, translating to MTETLGSDGRPVRPSPGSGAALAQPPTGSFARVLARARAEGRAALVVDVKCRSPRDGELIARERVEGYVRELLGAGVEALAAVTEPQYFGGSPEIARRVRAVSGVPLMRKEFFTSVAQIDESHALGFDAVHLTLRTIGDLGLVREMQARAAELGLEPVIGVHTREEIQQAAELGAHVVGLNNRDIRALELDEGTVGHSEAVTGLLPPEVLVISESGLHSPDDVARAARAGADAVLIGTAVAKSPDPAAFVRTLAAAAWRR from the coding sequence ATGACGGAGACACTCGGCAGCGACGGCAGGCCCGTCCGTCCGTCCCCCGGCTCCGGCGCCGCGCTCGCCCAGCCGCCCACCGGATCCTTCGCCCGCGTCCTCGCGCGGGCCCGCGCGGAGGGGCGCGCGGCCCTGGTCGTGGACGTCAAGTGCCGCTCCCCCCGCGACGGCGAGCTGATCGCCCGCGAGCGGGTCGAGGGGTACGTGCGGGAGCTGCTGGGCGCGGGGGTGGAGGCGCTCGCCGCCGTCACCGAGCCGCAGTACTTCGGGGGGAGCCCCGAGATCGCCCGCCGCGTCCGCGCGGTCTCCGGCGTCCCGCTGATGCGCAAGGAGTTCTTCACCTCCGTGGCGCAGATCGACGAGTCGCACGCCCTGGGATTCGACGCCGTCCACCTGACCCTGCGGACCATCGGCGACCTCGGACTCGTGCGCGAGATGCAGGCGCGCGCGGCCGAGCTCGGCCTCGAACCGGTCATCGGCGTGCACACGCGCGAGGAGATCCAACAGGCCGCCGAACTGGGCGCGCACGTGGTGGGCCTCAACAACCGCGACATCCGGGCCCTGGAACTGGACGAGGGCACGGTCGGACACAGCGAGGCCGTCACCGGTCTGCTGCCGCCCGAGGTCCTGGTGATCTCGGAGAGCGGCCTGCACTCCCCCGACGACGTGGCGCGGGCGGCCCGGGCCGGTGCGGACGCCGTCCTGATCGGGACAGCCGTCGCCAAGAGCCCCGACCCGGCGGCCTTCGTGCGGACCCTGGCAGCGGCGGCATGGCGCCGGTAG
- a CDS encoding FAD-dependent monooxygenase encodes MRADIVGGGPAGLLTAVLLRRRGVADDVRVLERHPAGTTYGWGVVFPEGALDRLARAAPDIHADVLAAGTTWTHIDVRHRGFRRRVNGNRFHGIPRTALLEILQRAAADAGVRLTFGHTVEDPAGHPDADLVVGADGVRSAVREAHRDRFRPVLEESEFVYAWLGTDRVFHDFTYVFRDTPWGVFRAYAYPSGRPWSSLIVHVSPETWRESGLAEAGEEESARLCERVFARDLEGAAVLTKGSPWQRFPHLRCARWHHGRTVLVGDAAHTAHWSIGSGTRLAVEDAIALTEELAARPGRIEGALAAFERTRRPRVEKFQAAARRSERYFEKTPRYLDFEPSQFAYQLTARSWRIRHSDIARRDPDFVSAYDAWFHGRATGEPVEVAPSPAFAPLRVGSLVLPNRIVTLTGARGAALALVAPSAATPVPAPPGGCAVAGLRVPVLKDPGGYTALAERARAAGYGLVLLDPSTDPEAGLAALKELRARWPADLPVAAALPEPHGTDEAGEARDEAELVALARRSAATGADALLVAGVRLADAVRNEGGVTVWVDGGARTRDDVDTVVAAGWADACVLHPTTPETVERESGVLEQED; translated from the coding sequence ATGCGAGCGGACATCGTTGGCGGAGGCCCGGCGGGCCTCCTGACCGCCGTCCTCCTGCGGCGCCGCGGCGTCGCCGACGACGTGCGGGTCCTCGAACGGCACCCGGCGGGCACCACGTACGGCTGGGGCGTCGTCTTCCCCGAGGGCGCGCTGGACCGGCTGGCCCGGGCCGCGCCCGACATCCACGCGGACGTCCTCGCCGCGGGCACGACGTGGACCCACATCGACGTCCGCCACCGGGGCTTCCGGCGCCGGGTCAACGGCAACCGGTTCCACGGGATCCCCCGCACCGCGCTGCTGGAGATCCTGCAGCGCGCGGCGGCGGACGCGGGCGTGCGCCTGACGTTCGGACACACCGTCGAGGACCCGGCCGGACACCCGGACGCCGATCTGGTCGTGGGCGCGGACGGAGTGCGCTCCGCGGTCCGCGAGGCGCACCGGGACCGCTTCCGGCCCGTCCTGGAGGAGTCGGAGTTCGTGTACGCCTGGTTGGGGACCGACCGGGTCTTCCACGACTTCACCTACGTCTTCCGCGACACGCCCTGGGGGGTCTTCCGGGCGTACGCCTACCCCTCCGGCCGGCCCTGGAGTTCCCTGATCGTCCACGTCTCGCCCGAGACGTGGCGGGAGTCGGGCCTGGCGGAGGCGGGGGAGGAGGAGTCCGCCCGCCTGTGCGAGCGGGTCTTCGCGCGGGACCTGGAGGGCGCCGCGGTCCTGACGAAGGGCTCGCCGTGGCAGCGGTTCCCGCACCTGCGGTGCGCCCGCTGGCACCACGGCCGCACGGTGCTGGTCGGCGACGCCGCCCACACCGCCCACTGGTCGATCGGATCGGGCACCCGGCTCGCCGTCGAGGACGCCATCGCCCTGACCGAGGAGCTGGCCGCCCGTCCCGGACGGATCGAGGGCGCCCTGGCCGCGTTCGAACGGACCCGCCGGCCGCGGGTGGAGAAGTTCCAGGCCGCGGCCCGCCGCTCCGAGCGGTACTTCGAGAAGACGCCGCGCTACCTCGACTTCGAACCGTCGCAGTTCGCCTACCAGCTGACGGCCCGTTCGTGGCGGATCAGGCACTCGGACATCGCGCGCCGGGACCCGGACTTCGTCTCCGCCTACGACGCCTGGTTCCACGGCCGGGCGACGGGGGAACCGGTCGAGGTCGCCCCCTCCCCGGCCTTCGCCCCCCTGCGGGTGGGCTCCCTCGTCCTGCCCAACCGGATCGTCACCCTGACCGGCGCCCGGGGCGCCGCGCTGGCCCTCGTCGCCCCGTCCGCCGCGACCCCGGTCCCCGCGCCGCCCGGCGGGTGCGCCGTGGCGGGCCTGCGGGTGCCGGTCCTGAAGGACCCCGGCGGCTACACCGCGCTGGCCGAACGGGCCCGGGCCGCGGGGTACGGCCTGGTGCTCCTGGACCCCTCCACGGACCCCGAGGCCGGCCTGGCCGCGCTGAAGGAGCTGCGCGCCCGGTGGCCGGCGGACCTGCCCGTGGCCGCCGCGCTGCCCGAGCCGCACGGGACGGACGAGGCCGGCGAGGCCCGCGACGAAGCCGAACTCGTCGCCCTGGCGCGCCGGTCGGCCGCCACGGGAGCGGACGCGCTGCTCGTGGCCGGCGTCCGGCTCGCGGACGCCGTGCGCAACGAGGGCGGGGTCACGGTCTGGGTCGACGGCGGCGCCCGCACCCGGGACGACGTCGACACGGTCGTGGCGGCCGGGTGGGCGGACGCCTGCGTGCTTCATCCGACGACTCCCGAGACGGTGGAGAGGGAAAGTGGAGTACTGGAACAAGAAGACTGA
- a CDS encoding AMP-binding protein → MEYWNKKTETMPRRELRAWQWRKLSRSLDHARENSVFWGERLPDGITSLEDFTERVPLLYKSDLVAAQQTAPPYGTLPSVDPALAIRHHQTSGTSGAPPVRTFDTTRDWVWGADMWCTALYGMGARPRHKAMLAFGYGLFIGFWGMHYGLERLGCTVVPTGSMDSRSRIRLLVEQRIEFLACTPTYALRLIETAREMGVDLAKEANVRLLVAAAEPRPEKTDRVISEAFDAPVHNVAGMTELGTLNIFECPARPGANHIIETGVLEEVLHPETKEPVGYGERGVRVMTGLGREGIQIFRYWTDDLVVKRPWYECGCGRTWDWFDRGILGRTDEMRKIRGVSITPLMVEDVLRGFGEVSEFQTVLRTDRGLDVVVIRVEPRDAPGVDTASLGARISTGMKEQIGLRPEVEVVAPGSLPRFEVKAKRFHDERAG, encoded by the coding sequence GTGGAGTACTGGAACAAGAAGACTGAGACCATGCCGCGCCGGGAGCTGAGGGCCTGGCAGTGGCGCAAGCTCAGCCGGAGCCTGGACCATGCCCGGGAGAACTCGGTCTTCTGGGGCGAGCGGCTGCCCGACGGGATCACCTCGCTGGAGGACTTCACCGAGCGGGTCCCGCTGCTGTACAAGTCCGACCTCGTCGCGGCCCAGCAAACCGCCCCGCCCTACGGCACGCTGCCCTCCGTCGATCCCGCGCTGGCCATCCGCCACCACCAGACCAGCGGGACGAGCGGCGCGCCGCCGGTGCGCACCTTCGACACGACGCGTGACTGGGTCTGGGGCGCGGACATGTGGTGCACCGCGCTGTACGGCATGGGAGCGCGGCCCCGGCACAAGGCCATGCTGGCCTTCGGCTACGGCCTGTTCATCGGCTTCTGGGGCATGCACTACGGACTCGAACGCCTGGGCTGCACGGTGGTGCCCACCGGCTCCATGGACTCCCGCAGCAGGATCCGGCTGCTGGTCGAGCAGCGGATCGAGTTCCTGGCCTGCACGCCGACCTACGCGCTGCGCCTGATCGAGACGGCGCGGGAGATGGGCGTCGACCTCGCGAAGGAGGCCAACGTCCGGCTCCTGGTGGCGGCCGCCGAGCCCCGGCCGGAGAAGACCGACCGGGTCATCTCGGAGGCCTTCGACGCCCCGGTCCACAACGTCGCCGGCATGACCGAGCTGGGCACGCTGAACATCTTCGAGTGTCCCGCCCGCCCCGGAGCCAACCACATCATCGAGACCGGCGTGCTCGAGGAGGTGCTGCACCCCGAGACGAAGGAGCCCGTGGGCTACGGCGAGCGGGGCGTGCGGGTGATGACGGGGCTCGGCCGCGAGGGGATCCAGATCTTCCGCTACTGGACGGACGACCTGGTGGTGAAGCGGCCCTGGTACGAGTGCGGCTGCGGCCGCACCTGGGACTGGTTCGACCGCGGGATCCTCGGGCGCACCGACGAGATGCGCAAGATCCGCGGCGTCTCCATCACCCCGCTGATGGTGGAGGACGTCCTGCGCGGTTTCGGCGAGGTCAGCGAGTTCCAGACCGTCCTGCGCACGGACCGGGGACTGGACGTCGTCGTCATCCGGGTCGAACCGCGGGACGCGCCCGGCGTCGACACCGCGTCGCTGGGCGCGCGTATCAGCACCGGGATGAAGGAGCAGATCGGGTTGCGGCCGGAGGTGGAAGTGGTGGCCCCCGGCAGCCTCCCCCGATTCGAGGTCAAGGCGAAGAGGTTCCATGATGAACGGGCAGGCTGA
- a CDS encoding epoxide hydrolase family protein has protein sequence MRPFRIEVPQADLDDLRERIARTRWPKGEIPDSGWSRGVPVEYLRELAEYWRSGFDWRAAEERLNRYPQFITEIDGVDVHFLHVRSPEPDATPLIVTHGWPGSVAEFLDVIGPLTDPAAHGGDPADAFHLVIPSIPGYGFSGPTGRAGWDTRRVARAWAELMSRLGYGRYVAQGSDWGMAISLELGLADPEHVAGVHVNMFATFPPREPEAFEGLDAADLARLEFAGRFQQDGMGWQRIQSTRPQTLSYGLTDSPVGQLAWIVEKFKEWSAADKVPEDAVGRDHLLTNASIYWFTGTAGSSAQLYYESAHGDEAFVRTWGGPWRLEMPVGVAVFPRDVVLPIRRWAEPLLPTLTHWSEFDRGGHFAAMEQPELLVGDVRAFVRSLN, from the coding sequence ATGCGTCCTTTCCGCATCGAGGTACCGCAGGCCGACCTGGACGACCTGCGGGAACGCATCGCACGCACCCGATGGCCCAAGGGGGAGATCCCGGACTCCGGCTGGTCCCGGGGAGTTCCGGTGGAGTACCTCAGGGAACTGGCCGAGTACTGGCGTTCCGGCTTCGACTGGCGGGCCGCCGAGGAGCGGCTCAACCGGTACCCCCAGTTCATCACCGAGATCGACGGCGTGGACGTCCACTTCCTGCACGTGAGGTCCCCCGAGCCGGACGCCACGCCGCTGATCGTCACCCACGGCTGGCCGGGCTCGGTGGCCGAGTTCCTCGACGTGATCGGCCCGCTGACCGATCCGGCGGCGCACGGCGGCGACCCCGCCGACGCCTTCCACCTCGTCATCCCCTCGATCCCCGGCTACGGGTTCTCCGGCCCCACCGGCCGGGCGGGCTGGGACACCCGCCGCGTCGCCCGCGCCTGGGCCGAGCTGATGAGCCGGCTGGGCTACGGGCGCTACGTCGCCCAGGGGAGCGACTGGGGCATGGCGATCTCCCTGGAGCTGGGGCTCGCCGACCCGGAGCACGTCGCCGGCGTCCACGTGAACATGTTCGCCACCTTCCCGCCGCGGGAACCGGAGGCGTTCGAGGGCCTGGACGCGGCCGACCTGGCGCGGCTGGAGTTCGCCGGCCGGTTCCAGCAGGACGGCATGGGGTGGCAGCGGATACAGTCCACCCGCCCCCAGACCCTCTCCTACGGGCTGACCGACTCCCCGGTGGGCCAGCTCGCCTGGATCGTCGAGAAGTTCAAGGAGTGGTCCGCCGCCGACAAGGTCCCCGAGGACGCCGTCGGCCGCGACCACCTGCTCACCAACGCCTCGATCTACTGGTTCACCGGCACCGCGGGCTCCAGCGCCCAGCTGTACTACGAGTCCGCGCACGGCGACGAGGCCTTCGTGCGGACGTGGGGCGGGCCCTGGCGGCTGGAGATGCCCGTCGGCGTCGCGGTCTTCCCGCGTGACGTGGTGCTGCCGATCCGCCGGTGGGCCGAACCGCTGCTGCCCACGCTCACCCACTGGAGCGAGTTCGACAGGGGCGGCCACTTCGCCGCGATGGAGCAACCCGAACTGCTGGTCGGGGACGTCCGTGCCTTCGTCCGCTCGCTGAACTGA